The proteins below come from a single Verrucomicrobiota bacterium genomic window:
- a CDS encoding (deoxy)nucleoside triphosphate pyrophosphohydrolase, producing MNRVEVSAALLFHEGRLLITRRRAQDHLGGLWEFPGGKREPHETFEQCLARELREELGIDADIGALVESLTHAYPEKTVHLRFFRCAMQAASAAPRPLHCHALAWVTARELAHHEFLAADARLIGRLCATPEWWGQNRS from the coding sequence GTGAACCGCGTCGAAGTCAGCGCCGCGCTCCTCTTTCACGAGGGCCGGCTCCTCATCACCCGGCGCCGCGCGCAAGATCACCTCGGCGGTTTGTGGGAGTTCCCCGGCGGCAAGCGCGAGCCTCACGAAACCTTCGAGCAGTGCCTCGCCCGGGAACTCCGCGAGGAACTTGGCATTGACGCGGACATTGGCGCGCTGGTCGAGAGCCTCACGCACGCTTATCCGGAGAAGACGGTTCACCTGCGGTTTTTCCGGTGCGCGATGCAGGCCGCGAGTGCCGCGCCGCGGCCGCTCCACTGCCACGCGCTCGCATGGGTCACGGCGCGGGAACTCGCGCACCATGAGTTTCTGGCCGCCGACGCGCGGCTGATCGGCCGCCTGTGCGCCACGCCGGAGTGGTGGGGCCAAAACCGAAGTTGA
- a CDS encoding RNA-binding protein — MISNERPSPYGHRHQPWQHSTPPSNEEMLRVERVHIERKTFVFMLKENPRGRFLRITEDVQGRREAIIVPATGLEEFCRMLGEMAKASVAAPARETEPPPAD, encoded by the coding sequence ATGATATCCAACGAGCGCCCGTCCCCTTACGGCCACCGTCATCAACCGTGGCAGCACAGCACGCCGCCTTCCAACGAGGAGATGCTCCGTGTCGAGCGCGTGCACATCGAGCGAAAGACCTTCGTCTTCATGCTCAAGGAAAACCCGCGCGGCCGGTTCCTCCGCATCACCGAGGACGTTCAGGGGCGGCGCGAAGCCATCATCGTGCCCGCAACGGGCCTGGAGGAATTCTGCCGGATGCTCGGGGAAATGGCGAAGGCCTCGGTCGCGGCGCCGGCCAGGGAAACCGAACCGCCCCCCGCGGACTAA
- the ilvN gene encoding acetolactate synthase small subunit — MRHTISVLVENKFGVLTRVAGLFSGRGYNIDSLNVAPTHDASASRMTIVTRGDDATIEQIVKQLNKLVDVLEVQDFRDTEFIDRELVLVRVAVDSKTRAEVMQITDIFRAKIVDVQPKSLSIEITGNESKVEKFVGLMKAFGILDLTRTGKVALPRK; from the coding sequence ATGCGTCACACCATTTCCGTGCTGGTCGAGAACAAGTTCGGCGTGCTCACGCGCGTGGCCGGGCTCTTCAGCGGCCGCGGCTACAACATTGACTCGCTCAACGTCGCCCCGACGCATGACGCGAGCGCGAGCCGCATGACCATTGTGACCCGGGGCGACGATGCGACCATCGAGCAGATCGTCAAGCAGCTCAACAAGCTCGTGGACGTGCTCGAGGTGCAGGACTTCCGCGACACGGAGTTCATCGACCGCGAGCTCGTGCTCGTGCGTGTTGCGGTGGACTCCAAGACCCGCGCCGAGGTGATGCAGATCACCGACATCTTCCGCGCAAAGATCGTGGACGTGCAGCCCAAGTCGCTCTCCATCGAGATCACCGGCAACGAAAGCAAGGTGGAGAAATTCGTCGGGCTGATGAAGGCCTTCGGCATTCTCGACCTGACCCGCACGGGCAAAGTCGCCCTGCCGCGCAAGTAG
- a CDS encoding carbon starvation protein A — MNKALSTCIWLVVAALGAFAYVTLAVKRAEPVNSGFILIAALCSYAIGYRFYSKWVAAKILALNDRRATPCEVHEDGRDYVKTNKWIVFGHHFAAISGPGPLVGPVLAAQFGYLPGSLWILIGVVLGGAVQDFVILFASMRRDGKSLAQMVREELNSVAGVIGVIAILSIMVILLAVLALVVVNALAESPWGVFTVGATIPIAMFMGGYLRWLRAGKVLEASVIGVFLLMLAVVGGQWVSEHATLKEMFHLKAPALAWSVVIYAFAASVLPVWLLLAPRDYLSTFMKLGTIFLLALGVLLVLPKLEMPAVTKFIDGSGPVVPGKLFPFCFITIACGAISGFHTLISSGITPKIITREGYARPVGYGAMLLESLVAIMAMIAACTLDPGVYLAMNIKAPGADAAAVAAATVAKVNSFGPEFAVTTERMTELAREVKEESLYGRTGGAATLAVGMANLFHKAMPWIGEHALAIWYHFALMFEALFILTTLDAGTRVGRYLLQDALGHMWKPLGDVKSLTANIFASGLVVSLWGYFLIAAVYDPDGGIKALWPIFGIANQLLAATALCLATTVILKMQLSGAANGAGAGTGVETSATARSPAFALVTLAPLLWLLTVTSTAAVQKIWHPAPNIGFLAAANVLNGEAEALRAGVEAAKNRARAIEVSGGTADPKLLASAEAALRTNRTKHFNNVLDAVVTGFFLTLVATIFLISAFEWTLLLTRKKLAELRETPPTWLPDYAVAEGKPVKWWNLFALGFLLLKELSGQGAVDRAQACVPPEVDLLGGRPAMERDARARAYVATAEAKFDGKPNRCC, encoded by the coding sequence ATGAACAAAGCCCTCTCGACCTGCATTTGGCTCGTAGTCGCGGCGCTCGGCGCGTTCGCCTACGTGACACTCGCGGTGAAGCGCGCCGAGCCGGTCAACTCGGGCTTCATCCTCATCGCGGCCCTCTGCTCCTACGCCATCGGCTACCGCTTCTACTCGAAGTGGGTCGCGGCGAAAATCCTCGCGCTCAACGACCGCCGGGCCACGCCTTGCGAAGTCCACGAGGACGGCCGCGATTACGTGAAGACGAACAAGTGGATCGTCTTCGGCCACCACTTCGCGGCCATCAGCGGGCCGGGGCCGCTCGTCGGCCCGGTGCTGGCGGCGCAATTCGGCTATCTGCCGGGATCGCTGTGGATTCTCATCGGCGTCGTGCTCGGCGGCGCGGTGCAGGACTTCGTGATCCTCTTCGCCTCGATGCGGCGCGACGGCAAGTCGCTCGCGCAGATGGTCCGCGAGGAACTCAACTCCGTCGCGGGCGTCATCGGCGTCATCGCGATTCTCTCGATCATGGTGATCCTGCTCGCGGTGCTCGCGCTCGTCGTGGTCAATGCGCTCGCGGAATCGCCGTGGGGCGTGTTCACGGTCGGCGCGACGATTCCCATCGCGATGTTCATGGGCGGTTATCTGCGGTGGCTGCGCGCGGGCAAGGTGCTGGAAGCTTCCGTCATCGGCGTGTTCCTCCTGATGCTCGCGGTCGTCGGCGGGCAATGGGTGTCCGAGCACGCGACGCTCAAGGAAATGTTTCATCTCAAGGCCCCTGCGCTCGCGTGGTCGGTCGTGATCTACGCCTTCGCCGCGAGCGTGCTGCCGGTGTGGCTGCTGCTCGCGCCGCGCGATTACCTGAGCACGTTCATGAAGCTCGGCACCATCTTCCTGCTCGCGCTGGGCGTGCTGCTCGTGCTGCCGAAGCTCGAGATGCCCGCGGTCACCAAGTTCATTGACGGCTCCGGACCCGTCGTGCCGGGCAAGCTCTTCCCGTTCTGCTTCATCACCATCGCGTGCGGCGCGATCAGCGGCTTCCACACGCTCATCTCCAGCGGCATCACGCCCAAGATCATCACGCGCGAAGGCTACGCGCGGCCGGTCGGCTACGGCGCGATGCTGCTCGAGTCGCTCGTCGCCATCATGGCCATGATCGCCGCCTGCACGCTCGACCCCGGCGTGTATCTCGCGATGAACATCAAGGCGCCCGGCGCCGACGCCGCAGCCGTGGCGGCCGCGACCGTGGCGAAGGTGAACTCGTTCGGTCCCGAATTCGCCGTGACCACCGAGCGCATGACTGAACTCGCTCGCGAGGTGAAGGAGGAATCGCTCTACGGCCGCACCGGCGGCGCGGCGACACTCGCGGTCGGCATGGCGAATCTCTTCCACAAGGCGATGCCGTGGATTGGCGAACACGCGCTCGCCATCTGGTATCACTTCGCGCTCATGTTCGAGGCGCTGTTCATCCTCACCACGCTCGATGCCGGCACGCGCGTGGGCCGCTACCTCCTGCAGGACGCGCTCGGGCACATGTGGAAACCGCTCGGCGATGTGAAGAGCCTGACGGCGAACATTTTCGCCAGCGGGCTCGTGGTGTCGCTGTGGGGATACTTTCTCATCGCGGCCGTGTATGACCCGGACGGCGGCATCAAGGCGCTGTGGCCCATCTTCGGCATCGCGAACCAGCTCCTCGCCGCCACCGCGCTGTGCCTCGCAACGACGGTGATCTTGAAAATGCAGTTGAGCGGCGCGGCGAACGGCGCCGGGGCAGGCACCGGCGTGGAAACCAGCGCTACGGCGCGCTCGCCGGCCTTTGCACTCGTCACACTCGCGCCGCTGTTGTGGCTGCTCACCGTCACAAGCACGGCGGCGGTGCAAAAGATCTGGCATCCGGCGCCAAACATCGGCTTCCTCGCTGCGGCGAACGTGCTGAATGGTGAAGCCGAAGCTCTCCGAGCCGGCGTTGAAGCCGCAAAGAATCGCGCGCGCGCGATCGAGGTCAGCGGTGGGACCGCTGATCCCAAGCTGCTCGCGTCCGCCGAAGCGGCGCTGCGCACCAACCGCACGAAACACTTCAACAACGTCCTCGACGCCGTTGTCACCGGGTTCTTCCTCACGCTTGTTGCCACGATTTTCCTCATCAGCGCGTTCGAGTGGACGCTGCTGCTCACGCGCAAGAAGCTCGCCGAATTGCGCGAGACGCCGCCGACGTGGCTGCCCGATTACGCCGTCGCCGAGGGCAAGCCCGTGAAGTGGTGGAACCTCTTCGCGCTCGGCTTCCTGCTGCTCAAGGAACTCAGCGGCCAGGGCGCCGTGGACCGCGCGCAAGCCTGCGTGCCGCCGGAGGTGGACCTGCTCGGCGGCCGCCCCGCGATGGAACGAGATGCCCGCGCCCGCGCCTACGTCGCCACGGCCGAGGCGAAGTTCGATGGCAAGCCGAACCGGTGCTGCTGA
- a CDS encoding EVE domain-containing protein, which translates to MPQSFWIVKQEPSDYSWEDFVRDGGAAWTGVRNFAARLHLRAMKPGDLVFFYHSGDEKRLVGLARVKRVAYPDPTATEGDWSAVDLEPVKPLANGVTLAAIKSDPALEELPLVKISRLSVSPVNEAQARRLIELAGMEL; encoded by the coding sequence ATGCCGCAGTCATTCTGGATCGTGAAGCAGGAGCCTTCGGATTATTCGTGGGAGGATTTCGTGAGGGACGGCGGCGCGGCGTGGACGGGTGTGCGGAACTTCGCCGCGCGGTTGCATCTCCGCGCGATGAAGCCGGGTGACCTGGTTTTTTTCTACCACAGCGGCGACGAGAAACGGCTGGTCGGCCTCGCGCGGGTGAAGCGTGTGGCGTATCCCGACCCGACGGCGACCGAGGGTGACTGGTCCGCGGTGGACCTGGAGCCGGTGAAGCCGCTTGCCAACGGCGTCACACTGGCGGCAATCAAATCCGACCCGGCGTTGGAGGAACTCCCGCTGGTGAAGATTTCGCGCCTGTCGGTCTCGCCCGTGAACGAAGCGCAGGCGAGGCGGTTGATCGAGCTGGCCGGGATGGAATTGTGA
- the nadD gene encoding nicotinate (nicotinamide) nucleotide adenylyltransferase encodes MKLGLFGGSFDPVHLGHLLVAQAACEELGLDRLFFIPAAQSPFKPGAEPSPPAARLRMLRLALAGRTRFEIDAQEIQRGGVSYTVDTVRDYLRRFPDAQLFWLIGADHVATLPQWRDAHELAHLVEFVVIPRPGEAPAPLPGPFRGRALHGFPIGVSASQIRARVKAGLPVDALVGTNVAEAIRELGLYRK; translated from the coding sequence ATGAAACTCGGCCTGTTTGGCGGCTCGTTCGACCCGGTGCATCTCGGGCACCTGCTCGTGGCGCAGGCGGCGTGCGAGGAGCTTGGGCTTGACCGGCTGTTCTTCATCCCGGCTGCGCAGTCGCCCTTCAAGCCCGGCGCGGAGCCGTCGCCGCCGGCTGCACGGCTGCGGATGCTGCGGCTCGCGCTCGCGGGGCGCACGCGTTTCGAGATTGATGCGCAGGAAATCCAGCGCGGCGGCGTGAGCTACACGGTGGACACCGTGCGCGATTACCTGCGGCGATTCCCGGACGCGCAGCTTTTCTGGCTCATCGGTGCAGACCACGTGGCCACGCTCCCGCAATGGCGCGACGCCCACGAACTCGCACACCTCGTTGAATTCGTGGTGATCCCGCGGCCGGGCGAAGCGCCGGCGCCCTTGCCGGGCCCGTTCCGCGGCCGCGCGTTGCACGGCTTCCCGATCGGCGTCTCCGCCTCGCAGATCCGCGCGCGGGTGAAGGCCGGACTGCCGGTGGACGCGCTTGTGGGGACAAACGTCGCGGAGGCCATCCGCGAGCTGGGGTTGTATCGGAAGTGA
- a CDS encoding DNA translocase FtsK: MARKDAPEQQSPKRRTGESIGVILAILAVLLFFAIYSYDKADIAFNNTKVNQPERNLVGSAGAHVAFGTFFAMGAAAYLLPLVLLAFAWTCFSDSFMFLRRKWAWSLVLLFSFACLLDLYTDRAIVSLLAKEPRLGDAGFFERLSHNINAPSSGGIVGLVLNDAIFRRCGAVGATIIFCSLYFASLLFLTDFQVVDWFRDWRARKAAEANELGLMDSLRDRRLAELKLERQKLERELERQRRAEAEAHANTSVGLASAPFGEEKPALGADLQPVPEPEVRDLSVPVPRPDEPAPKPEPGNADKPAAEKSPRAKSRKSADVTAETPAAPPKSTEPVQPAAVPASEVKPPATVAEILGLKPDGAAPKPAAGISPALPASAEPIALAAATPAAAEESAPAAPVPAKIRQSPASRKPRPMTVASTPQITGYQLPSLDLLNLPDTAIKPTESREELMANARLMQQTLAQFGIEVALGDITKGPTITRYELHPSPGVKLEKITALSNNIAAALKAERIHILAPVPGKSSVGIEVPNAIKTKVIMRDLLEAEDWNHSKARVPLALGKDVYGHPIIADLSDMPHLLIAGSTGSGKSVCINSIVASLLYKFPPNELRFVMIDPKVVELQQYNALPHLVVPVVTDPKKVILALRWVVSEMEKRYQIFARVGVRNIKSFNDRPKNKPLPPREPELPLMAKKEKIEPGSDGFAVEVDEDIVVPEDEDIVIPDKLSYIVVIIDELADLMLVAPAEVEMAIARITQMARAAGIHCIVATQRPSVDVITGVIKANIPARIAFQVASRVDSRTILDAMGADKLLGKGDMLYLPPGSAKLIRAQGALVTDKEIESIVQFISRQGKPSYEMEIHQQLSQPAGFGAEEGGCGEPEEVIQQCIEVIRSEQKASVSLLQRRLRLGYGRAARIMDELEGRGIVGPSKGAEPRDILIDLDGEGHDGNGQQAV; encoded by the coding sequence GTGGCCCGGAAGGACGCCCCTGAGCAGCAATCTCCCAAGCGACGCACGGGGGAATCGATCGGAGTCATCCTCGCCATCCTCGCGGTGCTGCTCTTCTTCGCGATCTACTCCTACGACAAGGCCGACATCGCGTTCAACAACACCAAAGTCAACCAACCCGAGCGCAACCTGGTCGGCTCCGCCGGCGCGCACGTCGCGTTTGGCACGTTCTTCGCCATGGGCGCGGCGGCCTACCTCCTGCCGCTTGTCCTGCTCGCGTTCGCGTGGACGTGCTTCTCCGATTCGTTCATGTTTCTCCGGCGCAAATGGGCGTGGTCGCTCGTGCTGCTCTTCTCCTTCGCGTGCCTGCTGGACCTCTACACCGACCGCGCGATCGTCTCGCTGCTTGCAAAGGAGCCGCGGCTGGGAGACGCCGGATTTTTCGAGCGGCTCTCCCACAATATCAACGCCCCGAGCAGCGGCGGCATCGTGGGCCTCGTGCTCAACGACGCCATCTTCCGCCGGTGCGGCGCGGTGGGCGCGACGATCATCTTCTGCTCGCTCTACTTCGCAAGCCTCCTGTTCCTGACCGACTTTCAAGTGGTGGACTGGTTCCGCGACTGGCGCGCGCGCAAGGCCGCGGAAGCCAACGAACTCGGGCTGATGGATTCGCTCCGCGACCGCCGGCTTGCCGAGTTGAAACTCGAGCGCCAGAAACTTGAACGCGAACTCGAACGCCAGCGCCGCGCCGAGGCCGAGGCGCACGCGAACACATCCGTCGGCCTCGCCTCCGCGCCGTTCGGCGAGGAGAAGCCCGCGCTAGGCGCCGACCTCCAGCCCGTGCCCGAGCCGGAAGTCCGCGACTTGAGCGTGCCCGTCCCGAGGCCCGACGAGCCGGCGCCCAAGCCCGAACCGGGGAACGCCGACAAACCCGCCGCCGAAAAATCCCCACGCGCCAAGTCCCGGAAGTCCGCAGACGTGACCGCCGAGACTCCCGCCGCGCCGCCAAAGTCCACCGAACCGGTCCAGCCCGCCGCCGTTCCCGCGAGCGAAGTCAAGCCGCCCGCGACCGTTGCGGAAATCCTCGGCCTCAAGCCCGACGGCGCGGCCCCGAAGCCCGCCGCCGGGATCTCCCCCGCGCTTCCCGCGAGCGCCGAACCCATCGCGCTTGCAGCCGCAACGCCCGCGGCAGCGGAGGAATCCGCGCCGGCCGCCCCGGTCCCCGCGAAAATCAGGCAGTCTCCAGCTTCCCGCAAACCGCGGCCGATGACCGTGGCCTCGACCCCGCAGATCACCGGTTACCAGTTGCCTTCGCTCGACTTGCTCAACCTGCCCGACACGGCAATCAAGCCCACCGAGTCGCGCGAGGAACTCATGGCCAACGCGCGCCTGATGCAGCAGACGCTCGCACAGTTCGGCATCGAGGTTGCGCTCGGCGACATCACCAAGGGCCCGACCATCACGCGCTACGAACTGCACCCGTCGCCGGGCGTGAAGCTCGAGAAAATCACCGCGCTCTCCAACAACATCGCCGCCGCGCTCAAGGCCGAGCGCATCCACATCCTTGCGCCCGTGCCCGGCAAATCCTCCGTCGGCATCGAGGTGCCCAACGCGATCAAGACCAAGGTCATCATGCGCGACCTGCTCGAGGCCGAGGACTGGAACCACAGCAAGGCGCGCGTGCCGCTCGCGCTCGGCAAGGACGTTTACGGGCATCCGATCATCGCCGACCTTTCCGACATGCCCCACCTGCTCATCGCGGGCAGCACCGGCTCGGGCAAGTCCGTCTGCATCAATTCCATCGTCGCCTCGCTGCTCTACAAGTTCCCGCCCAACGAGCTGCGATTCGTGATGATCGATCCGAAGGTCGTCGAGCTTCAGCAATACAACGCCCTCCCGCACCTCGTCGTCCCGGTCGTCACCGACCCGAAGAAAGTCATCCTCGCGCTCCGATGGGTCGTGAGCGAGATGGAGAAACGCTACCAGATTTTCGCACGCGTCGGCGTGCGGAACATCAAGTCCTTCAACGACCGGCCCAAGAACAAGCCACTGCCGCCGCGCGAGCCCGAGCTGCCCTTGATGGCGAAGAAGGAGAAAATCGAGCCCGGCTCCGACGGCTTCGCGGTCGAGGTGGACGAGGACATCGTGGTGCCCGAGGACGAGGACATCGTCATCCCCGACAAGCTCAGCTACATCGTGGTGATCATCGACGAACTCGCCGACCTGATGCTCGTCGCGCCCGCCGAGGTCGAGATGGCCATCGCGCGCATCACGCAGATGGCGCGAGCCGCGGGCATCCACTGCATCGTCGCCACGCAACGCCCGTCCGTGGATGTCATCACCGGCGTCATCAAGGCCAACATCCCCGCGCGCATCGCGTTCCAGGTGGCCAGCCGCGTGGACTCGCGCACCATTCTCGACGCGATGGGCGCCGACAAACTCCTCGGCAAGGGCGACATGCTCTACCTGCCGCCCGGCTCGGCGAAGCTCATCCGCGCCCAGGGCGCGCTCGTCACCGACAAGGAAATCGAGAGCATCGTCCAGTTCATCTCCCGGCAGGGCAAGCCGAGCTACGAGATGGAAATCCACCAGCAGCTCTCGCAACCCGCCGGATTCGGCGCGGAAGAAGGCGGCTGCGGCGAACCCGAGGAAGTCATCCAACAGTGCATCGAAGTCATCCGCAGCGAGCAAAAGGCCAGCGTCTCGCTGCTCCAGCGCCGGCTCCGCCTCGGCTACGGACGCGCCGCGCGCATCATGGACGAGCTCGAAGGCCGCGGCATCGTCGGCCCGAGCAAAGGCGCCGAACCCCGCGACATCCTCATCGACCTCGACGGCGAAGGCCACGACGGCAACGGCCAGCAGGCCGTCTGA
- the rsfS gene encoding ribosome silencing factor: MDSRKLALLCRKLADNKKAENIVILDVRKISTVTDYFVIASGTSEPHLRAIRDEIEDRLREDQDLRPSAVDGGRGAAWIALDYIDVIVHVMKPDVRTQYDIEGLWNDAPRIRALRRAPKREDGDAADAD, encoded by the coding sequence ATGGATTCACGCAAGCTGGCCCTCCTTTGCAGGAAACTCGCGGACAACAAGAAGGCGGAGAACATCGTCATCCTCGACGTGCGCAAGATCTCGACCGTGACCGATTACTTCGTGATCGCCTCGGGCACGAGCGAGCCGCATTTGCGGGCGATCCGCGACGAGATCGAGGACCGGCTTCGCGAGGATCAGGATTTGCGGCCGAGCGCGGTGGATGGCGGCCGTGGCGCGGCGTGGATCGCGCTGGATTACATCGACGTGATCGTCCACGTGATGAAGCCCGATGTGCGCACGCAGTATGACATCGAGGGCTTGTGGAACGACGCGCCGCGAATCCGGGCGCTTCGCAGGGCTCCGAAGCGCGAAGACGGCGACGCCGCGGACGCGGATTAG
- the ilvC gene encoding ketol-acid reductoisomerase — MPSKVYSDKDASLGVLANKTLAVLGFGSQGHAHALNLKDSGLNVIIGLYEGSKSVAVAREKGFEVVPTAEAVQRADVIMVALPDTKQAACYRRDLAPNLSKGKTLLFSHGFSIHFKTIVVPENVNVIMVAPKGPGHIVRRQYTEGKGVPALIAVHQGGRAAKAIALAWAKGIGGTRAGVIETNFREETETDLFGEQTVLCGGCTALVKAGFEVLVEAGYSPEMAYFECLHELKLIVDLMNEKGIAGMRFSISETAKWGDVTVGPKIIDASVKKRMKAALRDVQSGKFARDWVKEYEGGYKRYNALLKRDEQHLIEKTGERLRGLMPWMPKRNIKGAQAAY; from the coding sequence ATGCCCTCGAAAGTTTACTCCGACAAGGACGCCAGCCTCGGCGTGCTCGCCAACAAGACGCTCGCCGTGCTCGGCTTCGGCTCGCAGGGCCACGCGCACGCGCTCAATCTCAAGGACAGCGGCCTCAACGTCATCATCGGCCTCTACGAAGGGTCCAAGTCCGTCGCCGTCGCGCGCGAGAAGGGCTTCGAGGTCGTCCCCACCGCCGAGGCGGTGCAGCGCGCGGACGTGATCATGGTCGCGCTGCCCGACACCAAGCAGGCCGCGTGTTACCGGCGCGACCTCGCGCCGAATCTCTCCAAGGGCAAGACGCTGCTCTTCAGCCACGGCTTCTCGATTCACTTCAAGACCATCGTCGTGCCGGAAAACGTGAACGTGATCATGGTCGCGCCGAAGGGCCCCGGTCACATCGTCCGCCGCCAATACACCGAGGGCAAGGGCGTGCCCGCGCTCATCGCCGTGCATCAGGGCGGCAGGGCGGCCAAGGCCATCGCGCTTGCGTGGGCCAAGGGCATCGGCGGCACGCGCGCCGGCGTCATCGAGACGAACTTCCGCGAGGAGACGGAGACGGACCTGTTCGGCGAACAGACGGTGCTGTGCGGCGGATGCACGGCGCTGGTGAAGGCGGGCTTCGAGGTGCTCGTCGAGGCGGGCTACTCGCCGGAGATGGCCTACTTCGAGTGCCTGCACGAGCTGAAGCTCATCGTGGACCTGATGAACGAGAAGGGCATCGCCGGGATGCGCTTCTCCATCAGCGAGACGGCCAAGTGGGGCGACGTGACCGTCGGCCCGAAGATCATTGATGCGAGCGTGAAGAAGCGGATGAAGGCCGCGCTCCGGGACGTGCAGTCCGGCAAGTTCGCGCGCGACTGGGTCAAGGAATACGAGGGCGGCTACAAGCGTTACAACGCGCTGCTGAAAAGGGACGAGCAGCATCTCATCGAGAAGACCGGCGAGCGGCTCCGCGGTCTCATGCCCTGGATGCCCAAGCGCAACATCAAGGGCGCGCAGGCGGCGTATTAG
- a CDS encoding DUF4149 domain-containing protein, whose translation MSSRRPASGSAVSCPGCPSATSRARRRRISRGLGRNPVRRTPRVPEGLGETGLAPGPGAPGGFPAWQPPVARLLSAPVIAFLRFIGVTNAAIWFGGAFFFTFVGAPTFFTDEMRRLFPPPYNGAVAQMALDRFFIFNYGCAIVAGLHLAAEWLYAGREIRRATVALLAAMFLIALSGGVWLEPKLEALHKTRYAEQYRLSPMPSADAQKAADKSFRRWHGAAQAMNLAMLAGLLLFLAHIIRPDSASKSLRSPQIRG comes from the coding sequence ATCTCATCGAGAAGACCGGCGAGCGGCTCCGCGGTCTCATGCCCTGGATGCCCAAGCGCAACATCAAGGGCGCGCAGGCGGCGTATTAGCCGCGGCCTCGGGAGGAATCCCGTGCGCCGAACCCCACGCGTTCCCGAGGGGCTTGGCGAGACCGGGCTTGCACCGGGTCCGGGCGCGCCGGGTGGTTTCCCGGCTTGGCAGCCACCGGTCGCGCGCCTACTGTCGGCGCCCGTGATCGCCTTCCTCCGCTTCATCGGCGTGACGAACGCCGCGATCTGGTTCGGGGGCGCATTCTTCTTCACCTTCGTCGGCGCGCCGACCTTCTTCACCGACGAGATGAGGCGCCTGTTCCCGCCTCCTTACAACGGCGCCGTCGCCCAGATGGCCCTCGACCGGTTCTTCATCTTCAACTACGGGTGCGCCATCGTCGCGGGACTGCACCTCGCGGCGGAATGGCTTTACGCCGGGCGCGAAATCCGCCGCGCAACCGTTGCCCTGCTGGCCGCAATGTTCCTGATCGCGCTGTCCGGCGGCGTGTGGCTCGAACCCAAGCTGGAGGCGTTGCACAAGACCCGTTACGCCGAGCAATACAGGCTCAGTCCCATGCCATCCGCCGACGCGCAGAAGGCGGCGGACAAGTCCTTCCGCCGCTGGCACGGCGCGGCGCAGGCCATGAACCTCGCGATGCTTGCCGGATTGCTGCTCTTCCTCGCCCACATCATCCGCCCCGACTCCGCTTCCAAGTCCCTCCGGTCGCCGCAAATTCGGGGTTGA